The Pimelobacter simplex genomic sequence CCCGGCGTCGCCGTCGTCGTCGTGGAGCCGCGGACCGGGACGGCCCTGGAGCGCCATCTGGAACCAGAAGTGCTCGACCCGCGCCATGTGCCGCACCATCCCGAGCAGGCTGAGCCGGCTCGGCGGCACCGAGCGGCGGGCGAGGTCGGCCGGCGCGAGACCGGCGCACTTGCGGGCCAGCGTCTTGCGGTACTCGCCCAGGTAGTCGCGGTAGTTCGCGAGCTCGTCGCTCGGCGGCGCCGGCAGCGGGCGGACCGGGGGAGCGGGCGCCACGATGTAGCCGTCCTCCCACTCCGGCAGGCTCGGGTAGACCTGGAGCGTCCCGGGCCGCTCGTGCCACAGCCAGGCCAGGTGCGCGCAGAGGACGCCGTCGAGCTCGTCCTCGACCGCGTTGAGGTCGCCCTGCGTCCCCGCGTCCCGTACGGCGCCCGCGAGTGCCGCCCAGCCCGCGTGCCCCGCGAGGGCGAGCTCGGCGATGCCCTCCAGGTGGCCGACCAGCTCGGCGAAGGCGGCCCGGCGCACGTCGTACGGGAACTTGGACTTGTAGGTCAGCCGCTCCGGCAGCGCGAACAGCGCCACCATCGCCGGGTGCGGGTAGACCTCGATGCACACCGGCCACCCCGCGCTGCCGCGGTGGGTCGGCGCCACGCTCCACCCGAAGCGGTCGGCGAGCACCTTGGCCCGCGGCTCGGCCATCCCGGGGCGGCCCTGGTTGGCGGTGTGGGCGCCGATCTTGAAGGTCCCGTAGGCCCGGCTGATCGCGGTCTCCGCAGCCCGCTGGCCCGTCTCGTTGGGCACCAGCAGCGGCGCGTCGACCGCGGCCACGACCACGGTCCCGGGCAGGGCCTCGACCCACGCCGCGATCTCGTCGTCGGAGGACACGGTCGCGCTGGCGACGAGGGCGCCGGCGGCGTCCACGGCCGCCAGGCCGGTCCGGCCGTTGACCCAGGCGAGGTCGATCCCGACGAACAGCTTCTGCTCCGAGGCGCTCACCTGCCCCACCCTAGGGAGGCCCGGGGACAAACCGGTTTCCGGATCGGGTGCCCCACGCCCTACGCTGGGGGCAAGGCGTTCGAGCCGTCATCAGCGGCGAGCCCCGGGAAGAACGGCTCCGGCCCAGTAGAACCCGGCGGGTAGGCCCGTCACAGCCTGCAACGAGCGGTCGTCCCCGTCACCGGCGGGAGCGGCAAGCGAGGTGGTACCGCGGCAGACGTCGTCCTCGTGCAGACCACGCACGAGACGCAGGAGACCAGCCGATGACCTACCCCAAGGTCACCACCGACCCGACCGCCGGCCAGGGTGCCGTCCCGAGCTCGCCGCGGTTCCCCGCGATCGAGGAGCGGATCCTCGCCTACTGGGCCGAGGACGACACCTTCCGTGCGTCGGTCGCGCAGCGCGACCCCGGCGCCGACGGCGCGAACGAGTTCGTCTTCTACGACGGCCCGCCGTTCGCCAACGGCCTGCCCCACTACGGCCACCTGCTCACCGGCTACGTCAAGGACATCGTGCCGCGCTACCAGACCATGCGCGGCAAGCGCGTGGAGCGCCGGTTCGGCTGGGACACCCACGGCCTGCCCGCCGAGCTCGAGGCGATGCGCCTCAACGGCATCAAGACCACCGACGAGATCGTCGAGATGGGCATCGACAACTTCAACGACGCCTGCCGGGCGTCGGTGCTCAAGTACACCGGTGAGTGGCGCGACTACGTCACCCGCCAGGCGCGTTGGGTCGACTTCGACAACGACTACCGGACCATGAACCCCGAGTTCATGGAGTCGGTGCTGTGGGCGTTCAAGAGCCTGTTCGACAAGGGCCTGGTCTACGAGGGCTTCCGCGTGCTGCCCTACTGCTGGAACGACGAGACGCCGCTGTCGAACCACGAGCTGCGGATGGACGACGACGTCTACCAGATGCGCCAGGACCCCGCGGTCACCGTCGGGTTCGCCATCACCACGCCGGGTGACCTCGCCGGCGCCAAGCTGCTGGTCTGGACGACGACCCCGTGGACGCTGCCCAGCAACCTCGCGGTGATGGTCGGCTCCGACATCGACTACGTCGTGGTCGAGCACGAGGGCGACCGGCTCGTCCTCGCCGAGGCCCGCCTCGCGGCGTACGCCCGTGAGCTGGGCGAGGAGCCCACGATCACCTGGCGGGGCAAGGGATCGGACCTGCTCGGCCTCGTCTACGCCCCGCCGTTCTCCTACTTCGCCGACCACGAGAACGCCTTCCGCGTCGTGGCCGCCGACGAGGCCGTGACGACCACCGACGGTACGGGCCTCGTGCACAGCGCCGGCGCCTTCGGTGAGGTCGACAAGGAGGTCACCGACCGCGAGGGCATCGAGCCGGTCATGCCGGTCGGCAAGGACGGCCGGTTCACCGTGCCCGTCGACGACTACGCCGGCATGCTGGTCTTCGACGCCAACGCGCACATCATCGACGACCTCAAGAGCACGGGCGGTGCCGTCACGCCCGGAACGCTGCTGCTGCGTCGCGAGACCTACGACCACTCGTACCCGCACTGCTGGCGCTGCCGCGAGCCCCTGATCTACAAGGGTGTGAGCAGCTGGTTCGTCGAGGTGACGGCGTTCAAGGCGCGCATGGCTGAGCTCAACCAGGAGATCCGCTGGGTCCCCGAGCACATCAAGGACGGCCAGTTCGGCAAGTGGGTCGACAACGCCCGCGACTGGTCGATCACCCGCAACCGGTTCTGGGGATCGCCCGTCCCGGTCTGGAAGTCGGACGACCCGGCGTACCCGCGGATCGACGTCTACGGCTCCTTCGAGGAGATCGAGCGCGACTTCGGCCGCCTGCCCCGCAACGCCCAGGGCGAGCGCGACCTGCACCGCCCGTGGGTCGACGAGCTGACCCGGCCCAACCCGGACGACCCGACCGGGAAGTCGACGATGCGCCGCGTCACCGACGTCCTCGACGTGTGGTTCGACTCGGGCTCGATGAGCTTCGGCCAGGTGCACTACCCGTTCGAGAACAAGGAGTGGTTCGAGAACCACTTCCCGGCGGACTTCATCGTCGAGTACATCGGCCAGACCCGCGGCTGGTTCTACACGCTGCACATCCTGGCCACCGCGCTCTTCGACAAGCCGGCGTTCTCGTCGTGCATCAGCCACGGCATCGTGCTCGGCTCCGACGGCAACAAGATGTCGAAGTCGCTGCGCAACTACCCCGACGTCTCCGAGGTCTTCGACCGCGACGGCGCCGACGCGATGCGCTGGTTCCTGATGGCCTCGCCGATCCTGCGCGGCGGCAACCTCGTCGTCACCGAGCAGGGCATCCGCGACGCCGTGCGCCAGGTGATGATCCCGCTCTGGAACACGTGGTACTTCTTCGCGCTCTACGCCAACGCCGAGCAGTACGACGCCACCGGCCGCACCGACTCGACCGACCCCCTCGACCGCTACCTGCTCGCCAAGACGCGCCAGTACGTCGAGAAGCTCAGCGCCGAGATGGACGCCTACGCCATCGCCGACGCCTGCGAGACCACGCGGACCTTCCTCGACGTGCTGACCAACTGGTACGTCCGCCGCTCGCGGGAGCGCTTCTGGGAGGGCAAGCCGGAGGCCTTCGAGACCCTCGCCGCCGTCCTCGACGTGGTCTGCCGCGCCGTGGCGCCGCTACTGCCGCTGACCACCGAGGAGATCTGGCGCGGCCTGACCGGCGGCCGCTCGGTGCACCTGGCCGACTGGCCCGACGTCTCCGCGCTGCCCGCCGACGACGCCCTCGTCGCGGCCATGGACCAGGTCCGCGAGGTCTGCTCGGCGACGTCCGCGCTGCGCAAGGCCGCCAAGCTGCGCAACCGCCTGCCGCTCTCGGGCCTGACCGTCGTGGTCGAGGACCCGGTCGCGCTGGAGCCCTTCGCGGCGATCGTCGCCGACGAGGTCAACGTCCGCGCCGTGCGCCTCCTCGCCGCCGAGTCGCCCGAGGCGGCGAGCTTCGGCGTCGAGCAGAAGCTCACCGTCAACGCCCGCGCCGCCGGTCCGCGCCTCGGCAAGGACGTCCAGCTCGCCATCAAGGGCTCGAAGTCCGGCGACTGGTCCGTCGCGGCCGACGGCACCGTCACCTCCGGCGGCCTGGCCCTGGTCGAGGGCGAGTACTCGCTCGAGACGGCCGTCGGCGACGCCGCCGAGGGCACCGCCACCGGCATGCTTCCCAGCGGCGGCTTCGTCGTCCTCGACACCCTCGTCACCGCCGAGCTCGCCGAGGAGGGCCTGGCCCGCGACCTCGTCCGCGCCGTGCAGCAGCTGCGCCGCGACAGCGGCCTGGACGTCACCGACCGGATCGAGCTGGTGGTCTCCGGCGCGGCGCCGGTCCTCGCCGCGGCCCGCACGCACGAGGCGCTCATCGCGGGCGAGACCCTGGCGACGTCGTACACGGTGGGGGAGGCAGGCGCGCCCGGCGCGACCGAGGTCGTCGTCGGTGACGGCGACAAGGCGACGCTCAGCCTCGAGCGGGCCTAGGGCCACGCCCTAGGCCGGGAGGGGCTTGCGCCAGTCCCCGATCGCGACCTCGATGCGCGAGGTGGTCTCGCCGTTCCAGGTGACGGCGAGCCCCTCGGCCCGCAGCCGCTCGACGACCGCGCCCGCGATCGCCTCCTCGGCGACCTCGGGCCCGAAGGCGCCGTACGCCAGGTACAACTGGCCGTCGGCGATCCGCTCGGTGTCCTGCTGGTGGAAGAACGTGTAGCCGCGCTCCTCCCGCGCCGGCCCCCGCTCGTCGTCGATCTCGGCGTGCCCGCAGGTCTGGCAGCAGGTGAAGTCCATCCGCCCCACGATCCCGTCGTCGGCCAGCGCCGCGAACGCGCTCGCCAGGCGGGCGTGGTCGTCGATGCCGCTGCCGGCGCCGACCGCGACGGCCCGCGCGGCCCAGGCGGCGCGGACGATCTGCTCGATCCGCGCGGTCGGCGGGGCCTCCTCGTCGAAGTACTCGGTGACCTGCTCGACGGCGTCCGCGAGGTCCAGGAAGCCGGCGTACACCGCCGCCTCGGCGTGCTCGCGCACCTCGTCCTCGGTCGTCGCCGGTACGACGGGCCGCTCGGCGGGAGGCCGCCGCTTCCAGAAGGCACGCATGTGCCGACCCTAGGACGTGTCCCCCAAGCCCGCGCCTGCTGTGCGGCGCCGGCGGCCGATCTGGCGGCGTTCTCGCCGACTCGACCCACCCTCGGCCCCGCCTGCGGCCCGCCTTCGCGACTCGGCCTTGCCAGATCGGCCGCCGACACCGCTCGCGACGGCGCGGGCTCGGAGGACCCGCCCTAGATGTGCGGTGTCTGAACCCCGTGCTGGTTGACTGTCACCCGTGCCTGCGATCGACCTGTCCACCGACGTCGTCACCCTGACCCGCCAGCTGGTCGACATCGAGTCCGTCAGCCGCGACGAGCAGGAGATCGCCGACGCCGTCGAGACCGCCCTGCGCGCGCTGACCCACCTCGAGGTGACCCGGCGCGGCCACACGGTGGTCGCCCGGACCGACCTCGGCCGTCCCTCGCGAGTGGTGATCGCGGGTCACCTCGACACGGTGCCGGTCAACGCCAACCTCCCCAGCCGGTACGACGAGGCGGCGGGCATCCTGCACGGCCTCGGCACCTGCGACATGAAGGGGGGCGACGCGGTCATCCTCAAGCTCGCGGCGACGGTCGCCGAGCCGGTGCACGACGTCACCTACGTCCTCTACGAGGCCGAGGAGATCGAGTCGGCCTACAACGGCCTGCGGCTGCTCGGTGAGTCCGACCCGGAGCTGCTGGAGGCGGACTTCGCGATCCTCATGGAGCCGTCGAACGCGGGGGTCGAGGCGGGCTGCCAGGGGACCTTGCGCGTCGAGGTCCGGACCCGCGGCGAGCGGGCCCACTCGGCGCGCAGCTGGCGCGGGGTCAACGCGATCCACGGGGCCGGCGAGGTGCTGGCCCGGCTCAACGCGTACGAGGCCCGGCGGCCGGTCATCGACGGGCTGGAGTACCACGAGGGGCTCAACGCGGTCGGCATCAGCGGCGGGGTCGCCGGCAACGTGATCCCCGACGAGTGCGTGGTGACCGTCAACCACCGGTTCGCGCCCGACCGCTCCGAGGCGGAGGCGCTGGCCTTCGTCGAGGAGTTCTTCGCCGGCTTCGAGATCACCCTGACCGACACCGCGCCCGGCGCCCTGCCGGGCCTGGACCGGCCCGCGGCGCGGGCGTTCATCGAGGCCGTCGGGGGAGTGGTGAACCCCAAGTTCGGGTGGACCGACGTCGCCCGCTTCACCGCGCTCGGCGTGCCTGCGGTCAACTACGGTCCCGGTGACCCGATGCTGGCCCACAAGCAGGACGAGCACGTCGAGACCGCACAGATCGAGCGGTGCGAGCAGCAGCTGCGCGCATGGCTCACCCCCCAGAGCACCCCCGGCAACCAGGAGAACGCATGACCAGGCGCAGCGGCCCCGGCCCCCGTCCCAGCGCGGGGCGTCCCGAGGGATCCACCACCGACCAGCGGCTGCTCGACAGCCGCGGCGACGGCGGGTGGGTGCACACCGACACCTGGCGGGTGCTCAAGATCCAGGCGGAGTTCGTCGAGGGCTTCAACGACCTCGCCGAGGTCGGCCCGGCCATCTCCGTGTTCGGCTCCGCGCGGATCCCGGACACGCACCCGGCGTACGACATCGGGGTGCGGGTCGGTGCGGCGCTCGCCAAGGCCGGCTTCGCGGTCATCACCGGCGGTGGCCCGGG encodes the following:
- a CDS encoding DUF429 domain-containing protein, translating into MSASEQKLFVGIDLAWVNGRTGLAAVDAAGALVASATVSSDDEIAAWVEALPGTVVVAAVDAPLLVPNETGQRAAETAISRAYGTFKIGAHTANQGRPGMAEPRAKVLADRFGWSVAPTHRGSAGWPVCIEVYPHPAMVALFALPERLTYKSKFPYDVRRAAFAELVGHLEGIAELALAGHAGWAALAGAVRDAGTQGDLNAVEDELDGVLCAHLAWLWHERPGTLQVYPSLPEWEDGYIVAPAPPVRPLPAPPSDELANYRDYLGEYRKTLARKCAGLAPADLARRSVPPSRLSLLGMVRHMARVEHFWFQMALQGRPGPRLHDDDGDAGFAQVEATQAAVDEADAAWREQVALADAWLDLQTDATLGEVVTFRDGTETASVRDILVHMIEEYARHCGHADLLRECIDGTTGE
- the ileS gene encoding isoleucine--tRNA ligase, translating into MTYPKVTTDPTAGQGAVPSSPRFPAIEERILAYWAEDDTFRASVAQRDPGADGANEFVFYDGPPFANGLPHYGHLLTGYVKDIVPRYQTMRGKRVERRFGWDTHGLPAELEAMRLNGIKTTDEIVEMGIDNFNDACRASVLKYTGEWRDYVTRQARWVDFDNDYRTMNPEFMESVLWAFKSLFDKGLVYEGFRVLPYCWNDETPLSNHELRMDDDVYQMRQDPAVTVGFAITTPGDLAGAKLLVWTTTPWTLPSNLAVMVGSDIDYVVVEHEGDRLVLAEARLAAYARELGEEPTITWRGKGSDLLGLVYAPPFSYFADHENAFRVVAADEAVTTTDGTGLVHSAGAFGEVDKEVTDREGIEPVMPVGKDGRFTVPVDDYAGMLVFDANAHIIDDLKSTGGAVTPGTLLLRRETYDHSYPHCWRCREPLIYKGVSSWFVEVTAFKARMAELNQEIRWVPEHIKDGQFGKWVDNARDWSITRNRFWGSPVPVWKSDDPAYPRIDVYGSFEEIERDFGRLPRNAQGERDLHRPWVDELTRPNPDDPTGKSTMRRVTDVLDVWFDSGSMSFGQVHYPFENKEWFENHFPADFIVEYIGQTRGWFYTLHILATALFDKPAFSSCISHGIVLGSDGNKMSKSLRNYPDVSEVFDRDGADAMRWFLMASPILRGGNLVVTEQGIRDAVRQVMIPLWNTWYFFALYANAEQYDATGRTDSTDPLDRYLLAKTRQYVEKLSAEMDAYAIADACETTRTFLDVLTNWYVRRSRERFWEGKPEAFETLAAVLDVVCRAVAPLLPLTTEEIWRGLTGGRSVHLADWPDVSALPADDALVAAMDQVREVCSATSALRKAAKLRNRLPLSGLTVVVEDPVALEPFAAIVADEVNVRAVRLLAAESPEAASFGVEQKLTVNARAAGPRLGKDVQLAIKGSKSGDWSVAADGTVTSGGLALVEGEYSLETAVGDAAEGTATGMLPSGGFVVLDTLVTAELAEEGLARDLVRAVQQLRRDSGLDVTDRIELVVSGAAPVLAAARTHEALIAGETLATSYTVGEAGAPGATEVVVGDGDKATLSLERA
- a CDS encoding DUF6891 domain-containing protein, coding for MRAFWKRRPPAERPVVPATTEDEVREHAEAAVYAGFLDLADAVEQVTEYFDEEAPPTARIEQIVRAAWAARAVAVGAGSGIDDHARLASAFAALADDGIVGRMDFTCCQTCGHAEIDDERGPAREERGYTFFHQQDTERIADGQLYLAYGAFGPEVAEEAIAGAVVERLRAEGLAVTWNGETTSRIEVAIGDWRKPLPA
- the dapE gene encoding succinyl-diaminopimelate desuccinylase, which gives rise to MPAIDLSTDVVTLTRQLVDIESVSRDEQEIADAVETALRALTHLEVTRRGHTVVARTDLGRPSRVVIAGHLDTVPVNANLPSRYDEAAGILHGLGTCDMKGGDAVILKLAATVAEPVHDVTYVLYEAEEIESAYNGLRLLGESDPELLEADFAILMEPSNAGVEAGCQGTLRVEVRTRGERAHSARSWRGVNAIHGAGEVLARLNAYEARRPVIDGLEYHEGLNAVGISGGVAGNVIPDECVVTVNHRFAPDRSEAEALAFVEEFFAGFEITLTDTAPGALPGLDRPAARAFIEAVGGVVNPKFGWTDVARFTALGVPAVNYGPGDPMLAHKQDEHVETAQIERCEQQLRAWLTPQSTPGNQENA